From the genome of Flavobacterium ovatum, one region includes:
- a CDS encoding GNAT family N-acetyltransferase: protein MNQYQVKQYQNSNYEQWNEFISQAKNATFLFHRDFMEYHQDRFEDYSLMVYDDKKLVAVLPANKVGDQLYSHQGLSYGGLVYQEDLKLSSVIKVFQVILDFMFSSGILKLQLKTIPFIYYQKPAQELEYILFLLGAKLIRRDTLSVIDLTEDYAFSKLRKRGVQKAVKNQLVIKEEDNFDAFWNQVLIPNLQERHQAHPVHTIAEITKLKEIFPENIKQFNVYKGDEIVAGTTVFETNKVAHCQYISKFEKDENLGSLDFLYNFLIIEKYKNKHFFDFGISNEDQGKKLNEGLSIWKESFGASTIVHDFYEVETANFALLKNCMI from the coding sequence TTGAATCAATATCAAGTAAAACAATACCAAAACTCCAATTATGAACAATGGAATGAATTCATTAGCCAAGCTAAGAATGCTACGTTTTTGTTTCATCGTGATTTTATGGAATACCATCAAGATCGGTTTGAAGATTACTCTTTGATGGTTTATGATGATAAGAAACTGGTTGCCGTTTTGCCAGCTAATAAAGTAGGCGATCAACTTTATTCTCATCAGGGATTGAGTTATGGAGGTTTAGTTTATCAAGAAGATTTAAAGTTAAGTTCTGTAATCAAAGTATTTCAGGTAATTCTGGATTTTATGTTTTCTAGTGGCATATTGAAATTACAGTTAAAGACAATACCTTTTATTTATTATCAAAAACCGGCACAAGAATTAGAGTATATTTTGTTTTTATTGGGAGCCAAATTAATTAGACGTGATACATTGTCCGTTATTGATTTAACTGAAGATTATGCTTTTTCAAAACTTAGAAAAAGAGGGGTTCAGAAAGCTGTTAAAAATCAATTGGTTATTAAGGAAGAAGATAATTTTGATGCATTTTGGAATCAAGTGTTGATTCCAAATTTACAAGAAAGACACCAAGCACATCCCGTTCATACAATTGCGGAAATAACAAAATTGAAGGAAATATTTCCTGAGAATATTAAACAATTTAATGTATACAAAGGCGATGAAATTGTAGCAGGAACTACAGTTTTTGAAACCAATAAAGTGGCTCATTGTCAATACATTTCTAAATTTGAAAAAGATGAAAATTTAGGAAGTTTAGATTTTTTATATAACTTTTTGATCATAGAAAAATACAAAAACAAACATTTTTTTGATTTTGGAATCTCCAATGAAGATCAAGGTAAAAAGCTCAATGAAGGTCTGTCTATTTGGAAAGAAAGTTTCGGGGCCAGTACCATTGTACATGATTTTTACGAAGTTGAAACAGCAAATTTTGCTTTGCTTAAAAATTGCATGATATGA
- a CDS encoding DegT/DnrJ/EryC1/StrS family aminotransferase produces MISFLDLKEINSHYELDFQEKVKTFLNKGRYILGDEVKSFEKHFASYCGTKHCIGVGNGLDALVLIFKGYIAVGKLHKGDEVIVPANTFIASVLAILQADLVPVFVEPDIETYNIDPDLIIEKITQKSKVILAVHLYGQLAEMDKINAIALAYDLLVIEDAAQAHGTILDNKKAGNFSHAAAFSFYPGKNLGALGDGGAITTNDYELAEVLFSLRNYGSTIKYKSEFIGVNSRLDELQAAFLNVKLPQLDDDNESRRTIAKRYLLKIKNDKIVLPIWDWSNNHVFHLFVIRTKKRDDLQQYLLENGIQTVIHYPIPPHQQKALKEWNYLSLPITEMIHQEVLSLPISPVLTIDEVDFIIKTVNKY; encoded by the coding sequence ATGATTTCATTTTTAGATTTAAAAGAAATAAATAGCCATTATGAACTTGATTTTCAGGAAAAAGTAAAAACGTTCCTAAATAAAGGAAGGTATATTTTAGGAGATGAGGTTAAATCTTTTGAAAAACATTTTGCTTCTTATTGTGGCACCAAACATTGTATAGGTGTAGGTAATGGACTGGATGCTTTAGTCTTGATATTTAAAGGATATATTGCAGTAGGAAAACTCCATAAAGGTGACGAAGTTATTGTTCCAGCGAATACCTTTATTGCAAGTGTTTTAGCTATTTTACAAGCAGATTTAGTACCTGTTTTTGTAGAACCAGATATTGAAACTTATAACATTGATCCCGACTTAATTATTGAAAAGATCACGCAAAAATCTAAGGTGATTTTAGCAGTACATCTTTACGGTCAATTGGCAGAAATGGATAAAATCAATGCCATTGCTTTAGCTTATGATTTATTGGTTATAGAAGATGCTGCACAAGCTCATGGTACCATTTTAGATAATAAAAAGGCTGGAAATTTTTCTCATGCAGCTGCTTTTAGTTTTTATCCAGGAAAAAATTTAGGTGCTTTGGGAGATGGAGGAGCAATCACTACTAATGATTATGAATTAGCAGAAGTGTTATTCTCTTTAAGGAATTACGGTTCAACGATTAAATATAAAAGTGAATTTATTGGTGTGAATTCAAGGCTGGACGAGTTGCAAGCGGCATTTCTAAACGTGAAATTACCACAATTAGATGATGATAATGAAAGTCGCAGAACGATTGCAAAACGGTATTTATTAAAAATAAAAAATGATAAAATAGTGTTGCCTATTTGGGATTGGTCAAATAATCATGTTTTTCATTTATTTGTTATTCGAACTAAAAAAAGAGACGATTTACAACAATATTTACTTGAAAATGGTATTCAAACCGTGATACATTACCCTATTCCACCACATCAGCAGAAAGCGTTAAAGGAATGGAATTATTTATCTTTACCTATTACCGAAATGATACATCAAGAAGTTTTGAGTTTGCCAATAAGCCCTGTTTTGACTATAGATGAAGTTGATTTTATTATTAAAACTGTAAATAAATATTAA
- a CDS encoding CDP-glycerol glycerophosphotransferase family protein yields MKLHELKLFIKGYVPEKIWISLIKVYNFIKLRDLRNLYLIKKAQERHKKALEIVQGKTKIRVAFFLTHESVWKYEVLFDLMLHHPIFEPALFVCPVVNFGMENMLLEMDKTYKAFKIKGYDVVKTYDSETGIYLDIQKIFPPDIVFYTNPYKGLQDERYYITKFPNTLTCYVPYAIMTVNIEGIYNTDFHNLVWRIFSETPIHKGISMQKQTNNGQNCIVTGYPGFDQLLINKSPNSTIWKNPNSSLKKIIWAPHHSMIEFNKVSNFLEYYDFFIELADNYKDKLQITFKPHHLLRVKLEDDSYWGKEKTNIYFNKWESLENGQFEDGDYIDLFLTSDALIHDCGSFMSEYLITGKPSLFMVRDESVMEYWTAFGEKTVAAHYQSRNKKQLIDFIENVVLNENDLMKEERNIFVQNNLIPKNKLTASENILQYLESQIFQ; encoded by the coding sequence ATGAAATTACATGAGTTAAAATTATTTATCAAAGGATACGTGCCTGAAAAAATTTGGATCTCACTTATTAAGGTATATAATTTTATAAAACTTAGAGATCTCCGTAATTTATATTTAATTAAAAAAGCACAGGAGAGACATAAAAAAGCACTTGAAATCGTTCAGGGCAAAACAAAAATAAGAGTTGCTTTCTTTTTGACTCATGAATCGGTATGGAAATATGAGGTGCTTTTCGATTTAATGTTGCACCATCCTATATTTGAACCTGCATTGTTTGTTTGTCCTGTTGTTAATTTTGGTATGGAAAATATGCTACTTGAGATGGATAAAACATACAAAGCATTTAAAATTAAAGGATACGATGTTGTTAAAACTTACGATAGTGAAACGGGAATATACTTAGATATTCAAAAAATTTTCCCTCCGGATATTGTGTTTTATACTAATCCCTATAAAGGTTTACAAGATGAAAGATACTATATCACTAAGTTTCCAAATACGTTAACTTGCTATGTTCCTTACGCTATAATGACTGTTAATATAGAGGGTATCTATAATACAGATTTTCACAATCTTGTTTGGAGAATTTTTTCAGAAACTCCAATTCATAAGGGAATATCAATGCAAAAACAAACAAATAACGGGCAAAACTGTATTGTAACTGGATATCCTGGTTTTGATCAACTTTTAATTAATAAAAGCCCAAATAGTACTATTTGGAAAAATCCAAATTCTAGTTTAAAGAAAATAATATGGGCACCACATCATTCTATGATCGAATTCAATAAAGTGTCAAATTTTTTAGAATATTATGATTTTTTTATAGAATTAGCGGATAATTATAAGGATAAATTGCAAATTACTTTTAAACCACATCATTTATTAAGAGTTAAGCTAGAGGATGATTCCTATTGGGGTAAAGAAAAGACAAATATATATTTTAACAAATGGGAAAGCCTAGAGAATGGTCAGTTTGAAGATGGTGATTATATTGATCTTTTTTTAACCTCAGATGCACTAATTCACGATTGTGGTTCATTTATGTCAGAATACCTTATTACAGGTAAACCATCACTTTTTATGGTTAGAGATGAGTCAGTTATGGAGTATTGGACTGCTTTTGGTGAAAAAACTGTAGCAGCACATTATCAATCCAGAAATAAAAAACAATTAATTGATTTTATTGAAAATGTTGTGTTGAATGAAAACGATTTGATGAAAGAAGAACGCAATATTTTTGTGCAAAATAACCTGATTCCAAAAAATAAGTTAACTGCATCTGAAAATATTTTACAGTATTTAGAGAGCCAAATTTTTCAATAA
- a CDS encoding lipopolysaccharide biosynthesis protein, protein MSNTSLKSRATKGIIWSTIDKFAVQFGQFTVSIVLARILMPEDFGLIGMLAIFIAIAQTFIESGLGTGLIQRQERTDVDFSTLFVFNLAVSTVFYFILFISAPIIASFFKQPLLIDLLRVLGLNLFLIAFTIVQRTKLTIILDFKSIAKSNVVGVVFGGFCGVIAAINGYGVWSLVFQILVGSLASCISLWYLSAWNPSFVFSKKSFNSLFGYGSKLLIAGLYAQLLNNVYHIFLGKFYPPGLLGYYTRAKNFADVSAGTISSVLQQVTFPILASIQKDKEKVVSIYSKMIRLSAFIIIPLMTLIALLAKPIVIVLLTDKWISLIPLLQWMVFSRIFLPMSVINLNLLNAIGRSDLFLKVDLSKFPITVIAMIITIPLGVKAIIIGHVITSAIFFIINAYLPGKFYGYGPMHQFKDMLPIVGITSLMAILVFLFTIMIQSLVLQLVLGIILGLVSYLLICWLVKLKEFTESWELVSNMLNDYFARK, encoded by the coding sequence ATGTCTAATACCTCTCTAAAGTCAAGAGCAACAAAAGGAATTATTTGGTCGACTATTGATAAGTTTGCAGTTCAATTTGGGCAATTTACAGTAAGTATTGTACTTGCTCGCATTTTAATGCCTGAAGATTTTGGACTAATAGGCATGTTAGCCATTTTTATTGCGATCGCTCAAACTTTTATAGAAAGTGGTCTAGGTACAGGATTAATTCAGCGTCAAGAAAGAACTGATGTGGATTTTTCGACATTATTTGTTTTTAATTTAGCTGTAAGTACTGTTTTTTATTTTATATTATTTATCTCTGCCCCCATAATTGCAAGCTTTTTTAAACAACCACTACTAATAGATTTATTAAGGGTACTAGGATTAAATTTATTCCTTATTGCTTTTACAATAGTGCAACGTACCAAATTAACGATTATTCTTGATTTTAAATCCATAGCCAAAAGTAATGTTGTTGGAGTAGTATTTGGAGGGTTCTGTGGTGTAATTGCGGCAATAAATGGCTATGGAGTATGGTCTTTAGTTTTTCAAATTCTTGTAGGTTCATTGGCTTCATGTATTTCTTTGTGGTATTTAAGCGCTTGGAATCCATCTTTTGTTTTTTCAAAAAAATCTTTTAACTCCTTGTTTGGATATGGATCAAAACTTTTAATAGCAGGCCTGTATGCACAATTATTAAATAATGTTTACCATATTTTTTTAGGAAAATTTTATCCCCCAGGTTTGTTAGGATATTATACAAGAGCTAAGAATTTTGCGGATGTATCTGCTGGCACTATCTCTAGTGTTTTGCAACAAGTTACGTTCCCAATACTAGCATCGATACAGAAGGACAAGGAAAAAGTAGTGTCAATTTATAGTAAAATGATTCGCCTGTCGGCATTTATCATTATTCCGCTTATGACTCTAATTGCTTTGCTGGCAAAGCCAATAGTAATTGTTTTACTAACGGATAAATGGATTTCTTTAATTCCACTATTGCAATGGATGGTTTTTTCTCGAATTTTTTTACCAATGAGTGTAATTAATTTGAACTTATTGAATGCTATTGGACGTTCCGATTTATTTTTAAAAGTTGATTTATCCAAGTTTCCAATTACAGTAATAGCAATGATTATCACTATTCCTTTAGGTGTAAAAGCAATAATTATCGGGCATGTTATTACATCAGCAATTTTTTTTATTATAAACGCATATCTTCCAGGGAAATTTTATGGTTATGGGCCTATGCACCAATTTAAAGATATGTTACCTATTGTGGGAATAACAAGCCTAATGGCAATTTTGGTTTTTCTATTTACTATTATGATACAGAGTTTAGTTTTACAATTGGTTCTTGGAATAATTCTTGGATTAGTTTCTTATTTGTTAATTTGCTGGTTAGTGAAATTAAAAGAGTTTACGGAATCTTGGGAATTAGTCTCCAATATGTTAAATGATTATTTTGCTAGAAAATAG
- a CDS encoding DUF1456 family protein, protein MTNNDIFKKLRVALMLRDDQIVEILELVDFRITKSELGAFFRDEKHPNYMECGDQVLRNFLNALVIHLRGTKENPKNPKDVLAKHKAQIPPKDNTKERAEFKATPKDSEGARGDQTPGKKDFKKKPSFKSKDKKTPPKIQVVEKVKFNFGKNKKS, encoded by the coding sequence ATGACCAATAACGATATCTTCAAAAAATTACGTGTAGCCTTAATGCTTCGTGATGATCAAATTGTAGAAATTTTAGAGCTAGTTGATTTTAGAATTACAAAATCAGAATTAGGTGCTTTTTTTCGTGATGAGAAACACCCAAACTATATGGAATGTGGCGATCAAGTGTTGCGTAATTTCTTAAACGCATTAGTTATTCATCTAAGAGGAACCAAAGAAAACCCAAAGAACCCAAAAGATGTATTAGCCAAACATAAAGCACAAATACCACCTAAAGATAACACTAAAGAAAGAGCAGAATTCAAAGCAACACCTAAAGACAGTGAAGGTGCAAGAGGAGATCAAACACCTGGTAAAAAAGATTTTAAGAAAAAACCATCTTTTAAGTCCAAAGACAAAAAAACACCACCAAAAATACAAGTCGTTGAAAAAGTAAAATTTAATTTTGGTAAAAACAAAAAATCCTAA
- a CDS encoding aminotransferase class I/II-fold pyridoxal phosphate-dependent enzyme has product MKVTKCPDRKITINKDTYLYFGGTAYLGLPNHKSFKKLLIKNILKWGTTYGSSRNANIQLEAYEEGELYLANFIQSEAALTVTSGMLAGKLVIETLTPVTDCFFYFPETHSALKAQNSLPVFIEGEINPRLVDTTNEKITILTDAVPSSHLGAIDLSVLKSIAPTKEITLVIDESHSLGLLGINGCGIYSTINFPNINRKIMFSSLGKSFGLTGGVIASDKEFIQQVRINDSFVSSAGMNPAFVQTLADAKNIYIKQHRKLLEKLAYIDSKLIPKDKSKFNSNYPVIYPVILGLNEVLNKEKIIITHFSYPNLAGVLNRIVFTANHKKKDLDKIIAILNRY; this is encoded by the coding sequence ATGAAAGTCACTAAATGCCCAGACAGAAAAATAACTATTAATAAAGATACCTATCTCTATTTTGGAGGCACTGCTTATTTGGGTTTACCCAACCATAAAAGTTTCAAAAAGCTACTCATCAAAAACATTTTGAAATGGGGAACTACTTATGGTAGCTCTAGAAATGCCAATATTCAACTCGAGGCTTATGAGGAAGGAGAGCTATATTTGGCTAATTTCATTCAATCTGAGGCGGCACTTACCGTTACCTCAGGGATGCTGGCAGGGAAACTAGTTATTGAAACCTTAACTCCCGTCACAGACTGCTTTTTTTATTTTCCAGAGACACATTCTGCTCTAAAAGCACAAAATAGTTTACCCGTATTTATAGAAGGAGAAATCAACCCTAGATTAGTCGACACTACCAATGAAAAAATCACTATTCTTACAGATGCTGTCCCCTCGTCCCATCTTGGAGCGATAGATTTATCAGTTCTAAAATCTATTGCTCCAACAAAAGAAATCACCTTGGTGATTGACGAATCGCATTCGCTAGGACTTTTAGGGATTAATGGGTGCGGTATTTATTCAACTATAAACTTCCCTAATATAAATCGAAAAATAATGTTTTCTTCATTGGGAAAATCTTTTGGACTAACGGGAGGTGTAATTGCTTCGGATAAAGAATTCATTCAACAAGTTCGCATTAATGATAGCTTTGTTTCCAGTGCAGGTATGAATCCCGCTTTTGTACAAACTCTCGCTGACGCAAAGAATATTTACATAAAACAACATCGTAAATTGCTAGAGAAGCTAGCTTACATCGACTCTAAACTTATTCCTAAAGACAAAAGTAAATTCAACTCAAATTATCCCGTGATTTATCCTGTAATTTTAGGTCTAAATGAAGTACTTAATAAGGAGAAAATAATTATAACGCATTTTTCTTATCCTAATCTTGCAGGAGTATTAAACAGAATTGTATTTACTGCTAATCACAAAAAGAAAGATTTAGATAAAATAATAGCGATTCTCAATCGATACTGA
- a CDS encoding dipeptide epimerase produces MELIIRAYDLKLKHTFTISRESIDIQPSMIVELKSEGLSGYGEATSNPYYNITIPKMTADLEAIRFKIESTKEESPEEFWNKIHPFLKDDLFALCAIDMAYNDLYARKKGKKLYDLWQYTTENNPLTNYTIGIDSIEKMVSKMKELPWPIYKIKLGTQEDIAIVKELRKHSDAIFRIDANCGWGVEETINNAKELKKLGVEFLEQPLRADNWEGHAQVYKESVLPIIADESCIIESDVAKCHQHFHGVNIKLVKCGGLTPARRMIQEAKKLGLKTMIGCMTESSVGISAIAHLLPQLDYVDMDGPLLLSEDIAYGVSILEGKVGYTAENGTGVVLK; encoded by the coding sequence ATGGAACTTATTATTAGAGCTTACGATTTAAAGTTAAAACATACTTTCACCATTTCTAGAGAATCTATAGATATTCAACCATCAATGATAGTTGAATTAAAAAGTGAAGGACTATCAGGTTACGGAGAAGCAACTTCTAACCCCTACTACAATATCACAATTCCAAAAATGACCGCAGATTTAGAAGCGATTCGGTTTAAAATTGAATCTACAAAAGAGGAAAGCCCAGAAGAATTTTGGAACAAAATACACCCATTCCTTAAAGATGATTTATTTGCTTTGTGCGCTATAGACATGGCTTATAATGATTTATATGCACGGAAAAAAGGGAAAAAATTATATGATTTATGGCAATACACCACTGAAAATAATCCTTTGACAAATTACACTATCGGAATTGATTCTATAGAAAAAATGGTCTCTAAAATGAAAGAACTGCCTTGGCCTATTTATAAAATAAAATTGGGAACACAGGAAGACATCGCTATTGTAAAAGAGCTTCGTAAACATTCCGATGCTATTTTCAGAATTGATGCAAATTGTGGCTGGGGTGTTGAAGAAACGATAAATAACGCAAAAGAATTAAAAAAACTAGGAGTTGAATTTCTTGAACAACCTTTAAGAGCTGATAACTGGGAAGGTCATGCACAAGTTTATAAAGAATCAGTTTTGCCTATAATTGCTGATGAAAGTTGCATTATTGAAAGTGATGTAGCTAAATGTCACCAACATTTTCATGGTGTAAACATTAAATTAGTCAAATGTGGAGGACTTACTCCTGCAAGAAGAATGATTCAAGAGGCAAAAAAATTAGGATTAAAAACTATGATAGGTTGTATGACAGAATCCTCAGTAGGAATTTCAGCTATTGCACATTTATTACCACAGTTGGATTATGTTGATATGGACGGACCATTGCTGTTATCTGAAGATATTGCATATGGAGTTAGTATTCTAGAAGGAAAAGTGGGGTATACAGCCGAGAATGGTACTGGAGTAGTTTTAAAATAA
- a CDS encoding excinuclease ABC subunit B encodes MDVYQEKKNLLLDMIAYATVNEQLDKKEFDFLFMLANTLDIEKGGFMDLFYKGTTLKMLKDESVRILQFYRLAMLMQKDGILFIKDATAIKQFSIHMGVNLDAVKKVLKKMKAAPDTQISINELLRIFKEATY; translated from the coding sequence ATGGACGTTTATCAAGAAAAAAAGAATTTACTATTGGATATGATTGCTTATGCAACAGTCAATGAGCAATTAGATAAAAAGGAATTTGATTTTCTATTTATGTTAGCCAATACTTTGGATATTGAAAAAGGAGGCTTTATGGATTTGTTCTATAAAGGGACTACATTGAAGATGCTCAAAGATGAATCTGTTCGTATTTTGCAATTTTATCGTTTAGCTATGTTAATGCAAAAAGATGGTATTTTGTTTATAAAAGACGCCACTGCAATCAAACAATTTTCAATTCACATGGGTGTCAATCTTGATGCCGTTAAAAAAGTACTAAAAAAGATGAAAGCTGCTCCAGATACTCAAATTAGTATCAATGAGCTGTTGCGCATTTTTAAAGAAGCGACTTATTAA
- the uvrB gene encoding excinuclease ABC subunit UvrB: MNFQVVSDYQPKGDQPEAIKKLVQGINDGDPYQTLLGVTGSGKTFTVANVIQEVQRPTLVLAHNKTLAAQLYSEFKQFFPNNAVEYFVSYYDYYQPEAFMPVTGVFIEKDLSINEELEKMRLSTTSSLLSGRRDILVVASVSCLYGIGNPVEFQKNVIAIERDQVISRTKLLHSLVQSLYSRTEADFTPGNFRIKGDTVEVYPSYADDGYRIHFFGDEIEEIESFDIKTALVIEKFEKLTIYPANMFVTSPDVLQGAIWEIQQDLVKQVDYFKEIGKHLEAKRLEERTNFDLEMIRELGYCSGIENYSRYLDGRLAGTRPFCLLDYFPKDFLMVVDESHVTLSQVKAMYGGDRSRKENLVDYGFRLPAAMDNRPLKFEEFEAMQNQIIYVSATPADYELEKCEGVYVEQVIRPTGLLDPIIEVRPSLNQIDDLIEEIQIRCELDERVLVTTLTKRMAEELAKYLTKVSIRCRYIHSDVDTLERIEIMQDLRKGLFDVLIGVNLLREGLDLPEVSLVAILDADKEGFLRSHRSLTQTIGRAARNLNGKAILYADKITASMQKTMDETDYRRTKQMNFNTTNNIVPQALNKKIESAFTKNPLVDYELGLTLDLAAEPQNEYLSKAELEKRIREKRKNMEKAAKELDFMQAAKLRDEIKALQEKLS, from the coding sequence ATGAATTTCCAAGTCGTATCTGATTACCAACCCAAAGGAGACCAACCCGAAGCAATTAAAAAACTTGTCCAGGGAATTAACGATGGTGACCCATACCAAACTCTTTTAGGAGTTACAGGTTCTGGAAAAACATTTACGGTGGCCAATGTGATTCAGGAAGTACAGCGTCCTACTTTGGTTTTGGCACACAACAAAACGTTAGCAGCTCAGCTTTATTCCGAATTCAAGCAATTTTTCCCCAACAATGCGGTAGAATATTTTGTTTCCTACTACGATTATTACCAGCCTGAAGCTTTTATGCCTGTGACTGGGGTTTTTATCGAAAAGGATTTATCCATCAACGAAGAACTGGAAAAAATGCGTTTGAGCACCACCTCTTCCCTACTTTCAGGACGAAGAGATATTTTGGTAGTCGCGTCAGTTTCTTGTTTGTACGGTATTGGAAATCCTGTCGAATTTCAAAAAAACGTGATTGCAATCGAACGAGACCAAGTCATTTCCAGAACCAAATTACTTCATAGTTTAGTACAAAGTTTATATTCCAGAACGGAAGCAGACTTTACACCCGGAAATTTCAGAATTAAAGGTGACACAGTAGAAGTCTATCCTAGCTATGCGGATGATGGGTATCGCATTCACTTTTTTGGAGACGAAATTGAAGAAATTGAATCTTTTGATATCAAAACTGCTTTGGTTATTGAAAAATTCGAAAAACTGACTATTTATCCCGCCAATATGTTCGTGACTTCACCTGATGTATTGCAAGGTGCCATTTGGGAAATCCAACAAGACTTAGTTAAACAAGTGGATTATTTTAAGGAAATAGGCAAACATCTCGAAGCCAAACGTCTGGAAGAACGCACCAACTTTGACCTGGAAATGATTCGAGAACTGGGGTATTGTTCAGGAATAGAGAATTATTCTCGTTACCTCGATGGTCGATTAGCAGGTACAAGACCTTTCTGTTTACTAGATTATTTTCCAAAAGATTTTTTGATGGTTGTGGATGAAAGTCACGTAACGCTGTCACAAGTAAAAGCCATGTACGGCGGCGATCGCAGTCGAAAAGAAAATTTGGTAGATTATGGTTTCCGTTTACCTGCTGCTATGGACAACCGTCCATTGAAATTTGAGGAGTTTGAAGCGATGCAGAATCAAATAATTTATGTGTCAGCCACACCGGCAGATTATGAATTGGAAAAATGTGAAGGTGTATATGTAGAGCAAGTTATTCGTCCTACAGGATTATTAGACCCAATTATAGAAGTACGTCCGAGTTTGAACCAAATTGATGATCTGATTGAAGAGATTCAGATACGTTGCGAGTTGGATGAACGTGTATTAGTTACAACGTTAACCAAAAGAATGGCTGAAGAATTGGCTAAATATTTAACAAAAGTGAGTATTCGTTGCCGCTATATTCACTCAGATGTAGATACTTTGGAGCGAATTGAAATCATGCAAGATTTACGAAAAGGATTATTTGATGTATTGATTGGAGTGAATTTACTCCGTGAAGGTTTGGATTTACCAGAAGTTTCGTTAGTAGCCATTTTGGATGCAGACAAAGAAGGTTTCTTGCGTAGCCATCGCTCATTGACACAAACTATTGGTCGTGCCGCTCGTAACTTGAACGGAAAAGCAATTTTATATGCCGATAAAATTACGGCTAGTATGCAAAAAACCATGGATGAAACGGATTACCGCCGAACCAAACAAATGAATTTCAACACAACCAATAATATTGTTCCTCAAGCTTTGAACAAAAAAATTGAAAGTGCCTTTACCAAAAACCCTTTGGTTGATTACGAATTAGGACTCACTTTAGACCTTGCTGCCGAACCACAAAATGAATATTTATCCAAAGCGGAACTAGAGAAACGCATTCGAGAAAAACGAAAAAACATGGAGAAAGCGGCTAAAGAACTCGACTTTATGCAAGCAGCAAAATTAAGAGATGAAATCAAAGCTTTACAAGAAAAACTCAGTTAA
- the rlmF gene encoding 23S rRNA (adenine(1618)-N(6))-methyltransferase RlmF, which translates to MSKQLTEKTNLHPRNQHRSRYDFKLLIEQYPALKNFVAINEHQIETIDFSNPEAVKALNKALLITYYGIQNWDIPKDYLCPPIPGRADYIHNIADLLASSNGGKIPEGESIQGLDIGIGANCIYPILGNSIYGWSFVGTDIDENALNNCSKIIESNPKLVDTISLQQQTEPRFIFNNIITPEDKFEFILCNPPFHTSQEEATQGSIRKINNLENKKTTKPILNFGGQNSELWCEGGEFRFISQMIYESAKYPMQCLWFTTLVAKQSHLKSLYNVLNKVKAANIRTIDMAQGQKTSRILAWSFLSEKQQEEWKFEKSNQVV; encoded by the coding sequence ATGTCCAAGCAGCTTACAGAAAAAACCAATTTACATCCTAGAAATCAACATCGTTCTCGATACGATTTTAAACTTTTAATAGAACAATATCCGGCGCTAAAAAACTTTGTTGCTATTAATGAACACCAAATTGAAACAATAGATTTCAGTAATCCCGAAGCGGTCAAAGCTTTAAACAAAGCCCTATTAATCACCTATTACGGCATACAAAACTGGGACATTCCTAAAGATTATTTATGCCCACCCATTCCAGGCAGAGCAGATTATATTCATAATATTGCCGATTTATTAGCTTCATCCAATGGAGGAAAAATTCCTGAAGGCGAAAGTATTCAAGGTCTTGATATCGGTATTGGAGCCAATTGCATTTATCCTATATTAGGAAATTCCATTTACGGTTGGAGTTTTGTAGGAACAGATATTGATGAAAATGCGCTGAATAATTGCAGCAAAATTATCGAATCCAATCCAAAATTGGTTGATACTATTAGTCTACAACAACAAACTGAACCTCGTTTTATTTTTAATAATATCATTACTCCCGAAGATAAATTTGAATTTATTCTTTGTAACCCTCCTTTTCATACTTCACAAGAAGAAGCAACACAGGGAAGTATTCGTAAAATAAATAATTTAGAAAATAAAAAAACAACCAAGCCCATTTTGAACTTTGGTGGCCAAAATTCAGAATTATGGTGTGAAGGCGGTGAATTCCGTTTTATTTCTCAAATGATATACGAAAGTGCCAAATATCCTATGCAGTGTTTATGGTTTACAACATTAGTAGCAAAACAATCGCACCTCAAAAGTCTTTACAACGTTTTAAACAAAGTAAAAGCAGCAAATATTAGAACAATCGATATGGCGCAAGGTCAAAAGACAAGTCGTATTCTAGCTTGGTCTTTTTTGAGTGAAAAACAACAAGAAGAATGGAAGTTTGAGAAGAGTAATCAAGTGGTTTAG